In Chiroxiphia lanceolata isolate bChiLan1 chromosome 2, bChiLan1.pri, whole genome shotgun sequence, a single genomic region encodes these proteins:
- the ICOSLG gene encoding ICOS ligand, whose translation MKPPGYGFLLLLLHLLRAVIALEKKDVISKLGDNATLSCIYNKRDLQLKNLRVYWQIADQVKCSVVHALVSGRDNYSNQCIHFKNRTQLFWDRLENGDFSLLLLNVSQSDKHTYKCIVQEKKEFPKVVHQTEVVLSLAASYSQPVLSGPIRNSTGEEVTFSCRSGNGYPKPNVYWINKMNNSLLNASTLEIISHTDGTYSVFSTLTVKATSNMQIECSIENEMLQENLSANYTQQKQSNGSSTENLGKKGRLAQAAGIICIVILIGLLVVLICWLWRRRSSHLVSYTDVPPNEYKEGPNPPA comes from the exons ATGAAGCCGCCAGG ttatgGATTTCTGTTACTGCTCCTTCATCTCCTGAGAGCTG TTATTGCACTAGAGAAGAAGGACGTCATCAGTAAACTCGGAGACAACGCTACACTGAGTTGCATTTATAACAAAAGAGacttgcaattaaaaaatctaCGGGTATATTGGCAAATCGCCGATCAAGTGAAGTGTTCAGTTGTGCATGCACTGGTCTCTGGTCGAGATAACTACAGCAATCAGTGTATTCACTTTAAAAACAGGACTCAATTATTCTGGGACAGATTGGAAAACGGTGATTTTTCTCTACTACTACTCAATGTCAGCCAGAGTGATAAACATACATACAAATGTATAgtccaggagaaaaaagaatttccCAAAGTGGTTCACCAGACAGAAGTGGTTCTCAGTTTAGCAG CTAGTTACAGCCAACCAGTACTCAGTGGACCAATAAGAAACAGTACTGGAGAGGAGGTGACTTTCAGCTGCAGGTCTGGCAATGGATACCCAAAGCCCAATGTTTACTGgataaataaaatgaacaacAGTCTCCTGAACGCATCAACGCTGGAGATCATCTCCCACACTGACGGCACCTACAGCGTTTTCAGCACACTGACGGTGAAAGCCACTTCCAACATGCAAATAGAGTGCTCcatagaaaatgaaatgctgcaggaaaatcTATCAGCCAACT ACAcccagcagaagcaaagcaatgGTTCTAGCACagaaaacctgggaaaaaaaggaagacttgCTCAAGCAGCTGGCATCATTTGCATTGTCATTCTGATAGGCCTTCTAGTTGTTTTAATCTGCTGGCTGTGGAGACGGAGGTCCTCCCATCTGGTGTCCTATACAG ATGTCCCACCAAATGAATACAAAGAAGGACCCAACC cGCCTGCCTAA